One Geotrypetes seraphini chromosome 15, aGeoSer1.1, whole genome shotgun sequence genomic window carries:
- the LOC117349382 gene encoding cysteine-rich motor neuron 1 protein-like isoform X2: MGSGIFFWVILASAAQELVAFNCSECDKSKCPPPPISCPGKRATDPCGCCRHCARLGWEPCGGENWQLGYCDSYYRCAAVNGTGNVEIPDTGVCKYVGPEDDEFFANIPCLNIGCDLVGGQCECGDRRCDEPKSKFRNQKECNDALVRVKCADISCPEPPKLNCSSDSVITRTYTPPGECCPTVPSFCTCNFEKCAKCPYKKTKVNVRNATGIPGDCCDEFYCVSNQETR, encoded by the exons ATGGGCTCAGGGATATTTTTCTGGGTCATTCTAGCCTCTGCAGCTCAAGAACTTGTGGCGTTTAATTGTAGCGAATGTGACAAATCTAAGTGTCCCCCCCCACCGATCTCTTGCCCTGGAAAAAGAGCAACAGATCCATGCGGATGCTGCAGACACTGCGCTAGACTTGGATGGGAGCCCTGTGGGGGTGAAAACTGGCAACTGGGATACTGCGACTCATACTACAGGTGCGCAGCTGTGAACGGGACGGGAAACGTAGAGATTCCGGACACAGGAGTCTGCAAATACGTAG GGCCTGAAGATGACGAATTCTTCGCTAATATACCCTGCTTGAATATCGGATGTGACCTCGTAGGAGGACAGTGTGAATGTGGAGATCGTCGATGTGATGAGCCCAAGTCCAAGTTCAGAAATCAAAAGGAGTGCAATGATGCACTGG TTCGAGTAAAATGTGCCGACATCAGTTGTCCAGAGCCACCAAAGCTGAACTGTTCCAGTGATTCTGTCATCACCAGAACATATACCCCACCTGGAGAATGCTGCCCCACCGTGCCCAGCTTCTGCACCTGCAACTTTGAAAAGTGTGCCAAATGCCCGTACAAAAAGACCAAAGTAAATGTCAGGAACGCAACAGGAATCCCCGGGGACTGCTGTGACGAATTTTATTGCGTTTCAAATCAGGAAACCAG ataA
- the LOC117349382 gene encoding cysteine-rich motor neuron 1 protein-like isoform X1 has translation MGSGIFFWVILASAAQELVAFNCSECDKSKCPPPPISCPGKRATDPCGCCRHCARLGWEPCGGENWQLGYCDSYYRCAAVNGTGNVEIPDTGVCKYVGYRGDYWMDDDLNCPPVYGCQVRMGFCDCTTIRTCVDYFSYSDDEICKRINPFPPPGPEDDEFFANIPCLNIGCDLVGGQCECGDRRCDEPKSKFRNQKECNDALVRVKCADISCPEPPKLNCSSDSVITRTYTPPGECCPTVPSFCTCNFEKCAKCPYKKTKVNVRNATGIPGDCCDEFYCVSNQETR, from the exons ATGGGCTCAGGGATATTTTTCTGGGTCATTCTAGCCTCTGCAGCTCAAGAACTTGTGGCGTTTAATTGTAGCGAATGTGACAAATCTAAGTGTCCCCCCCCACCGATCTCTTGCCCTGGAAAAAGAGCAACAGATCCATGCGGATGCTGCAGACACTGCGCTAGACTTGGATGGGAGCCCTGTGGGGGTGAAAACTGGCAACTGGGATACTGCGACTCATACTACAGGTGCGCAGCTGTGAACGGGACGGGAAACGTAGAGATTCCGGACACAGGAGTCTGCAAATACGTAG GTTATCGTGGAGACTACTGGATGGACGATGATTTAAATTGCCCCCCAGTTTATGGCTGTCAAGTTCGGATGGGTTTCTGCGACTGTACAACTATTCGCACCTGCGTCGACTACTTCTCATATTCGGACGACGAGATTTGCAAGAGAATCAATCCTTTTCCTCCCCCAG GGCCTGAAGATGACGAATTCTTCGCTAATATACCCTGCTTGAATATCGGATGTGACCTCGTAGGAGGACAGTGTGAATGTGGAGATCGTCGATGTGATGAGCCCAAGTCCAAGTTCAGAAATCAAAAGGAGTGCAATGATGCACTGG TTCGAGTAAAATGTGCCGACATCAGTTGTCCAGAGCCACCAAAGCTGAACTGTTCCAGTGATTCTGTCATCACCAGAACATATACCCCACCTGGAGAATGCTGCCCCACCGTGCCCAGCTTCTGCACCTGCAACTTTGAAAAGTGTGCCAAATGCCCGTACAAAAAGACCAAAGTAAATGTCAGGAACGCAACAGGAATCCCCGGGGACTGCTGTGACGAATTTTATTGCGTTTCAAATCAGGAAACCAG ataA
- the LOC117349381 gene encoding cysteine-rich motor neuron 1 protein-like, translating into MGSGIFFWVILACAAQELLASNCTECDKSKCPPAPISCPGHGATDPCGCCRHCARHEWEPCGGENWQLGYCDRRYRCAAVNGTGNVEIPDTGVCKYVGLMGDYWMDDDLNCPLVYGCQVRMGFCECTAIRTCVDYFSYSDDETCKKNNPFDMGPPSGPEEVDYSSQICWNTGCDLVGGRCECGRSDCGGPDFKFRTQKECNDALVLVKCADVHCPEPPKMDCSNDSAITKTYTPPGECCPTVPSFCTCDFEKCAKCPYKETKVNVRNATGFPGDCCDEFYCVSDQET; encoded by the exons ATGGGCTCAGGTATATTTTTCTGGGTCATTCTAGCCTGTGCTGCTCAAGAACTTCTGGCGTCTAATTGCACCGAATGTGACAAATCTAAGTGTCCCCCCGCACCTATCTCTTGCCCTGGACACGGCGCAACAGATCCATGCGGATGCTGCAGGCACTGCGCTAGACATGAATGGGAGCCCTGTGGGGGTGAAAACTGGCAACTGGGATACTGCGACCGACGCTACAGGTGCGCAGCTGTGAACGGGACGGGAAACGTAGAGATTCCGGACACAGGAGTCTGCAAATACGTAG GTTTAATGGGAGACTACTGGATGGACGATGATTTAAATTGCCCCTTGGTTTATGGTTGTCAAGTTCGGATGGGCTTCTGCGAGTGTACAGCTATTCGCACCTGCGTTGACTACTTCTCATATTCAGACGACGAGACCTGCAAGAAAAACAATCCTTTTGATATGGGCCCACCCTCAG GGCCTGAGGAAGTTGACTACAGTAGTCAAATCTGCTGGAATACCGGATGTGACCTTGTAGGAGGACGATGTGAATGCGGACGTAGTGATTGTGGAGGACCTGATTTCAAGTTCAGGACCCAAAAGGAGTGCAATGATGCACTGG TTCTCGTAAAATGTGCCGATGTCCATTGTCCAGAACCACCGAAGATGGACTGTTCCAATGATTCTGCCATCACCAAAACATATACCCCACCTGGAGAATGCTGCCCCACGGTGCCCAGCTTCTGCACCTGCGACTTTGAAAAGTGCGCCAAATGCCCGTACAAAGAGACCAAAGTAAACGTCAGGAACGCAACAGGATTCCCCGGGGACTGCTGTGACGAATTTTATTGCGTTTCAGATCAGGAAACCTG A